A single genomic interval of Spinacia oleracea cultivar Varoflay chromosome 6, BTI_SOV_V1, whole genome shotgun sequence harbors:
- the LOC110786427 gene encoding uncharacterized protein, with amino-acid sequence MSISNLLLLFSLLLPFIASEARDLHTIKFRSPGLYPEGLTYDPSSQHFIVASLRGSNTFLSVSDAGVTETLTQISTQLPLNSTILGLSVDHRNRRLLAAVNSESKPFLASFHLHRSSLDLQFLSPLPSSGIANGVALDPFGNAYVTNSEEDFIWKVDQNGTVSVLSKSPLFTHYPVDRTSPYSYSGLNGVVYVNTKGYLLVVQSNTGKMFKVDTVDGTTRAVILPEDLQLADGITVRDDGVVVVVSMNSAWYLKSDDSWAQGVVIDKIALDKEGYPTSVTIGGGGRVYVVYGYVQEAIKGNSQEREWFRIEEIRSKSEEEESWLWPFLLIGLGLAYFAFWRLQMGQLVKNMDRKRV; translated from the coding sequence ATGTCCATCTCCAACCTCCTCctacttttctctctcctcctgccATTCATCGCTTCTGAAGCTCGAGATCTCCACACAATTAAATTCCGATCACCGGGACTTTACCCCGAAGGCTTAACTTACGATCCTTCCTCCCAACACTTCATCGTTGCATCGCTCCGTGGAAGCAACACCTTCCTCTCCGTCTCCGATGCCGGTGTCACCGAAACCCTAACCCAAATTTCCACACAACTCCCTTTAAATTCAACAATTCTCGGGCTCTCCGTCGACCACCGCAATCGCCGTCTCCTCGCCGCCGTCAATTCCGAATCCAAACCTTTTCTCGCCTCCTTCCACCTCCACCGCTCCTCCCTCGACCtccaattcctctctcctcttccttCCTCCGGTATCGCAAACGGCGTTGCTCTCGACCCCTTCGGAAACGCATACGTCACTAACTCCGAGGAAGACTTCATCTGGAAAGTTGACCAAAACGGCACCGTCTCTGTCCTCTCAAAATCGCCTCTCTTCACACATTATCCAGTAGATCGCACCTCACCGTACTCCTACAGTGGGCTCAACGGCGTCGTTTACGTGAACACTAAAGGCTACCTCCTTGTCGTCCAGTCAAACACCGGAAAAATGTTCAAAGTTGACACCGTTGACGGCACCACAAGAGCTGTTATCTTACCGGAAGACTTACAGTTAGCGGACGGTATAACCGTCAGAGATGACGGGGTCGTGGTGGTAGTTTCCATGAACAGCGCGTGGTACTTGAAGAGTGACGACAGCTGGGCCCAAggggttgtaattgacaaaattGCCCTTGATAAAGAAGGGTATCCCACGTCAGTGACAATTGGAGGTGGAGGGAGGGTATATGTGGTATATGGGTATGTTCAGGAGGCTATAAAGGGAAATTCGCAGGAGAGAGAATGGTTTAGGATTGAGGAGATTCGGTCCAAGAGCGAGGAGGAAGAGAGTTGGTTGTGGCCATTTTTGCTGATTGGGCTGGGCTTGGCTTATTTTGCTTTTTGGAGATTGCAAATGGGCCAACTTGTTAAGAATATGGATAGAAAACGTGTTTAG